Proteins from one Oncorhynchus gorbuscha isolate QuinsamMale2020 ecotype Even-year linkage group LG18, OgorEven_v1.0, whole genome shotgun sequence genomic window:
- the LOC124003190 gene encoding guanine nucleotide-binding protein-like 3, whose amino-acid sequence MKRPGLKKASKRVSCSKRYKIQKKVREHNRKLKKDAKKKGVGKKAKKDIGVPNKAPFKEDILREAEQRRLKLEEEKEKKKLAKQQRAQKRKKENASSSDRDTKVKKARKELPSQEDLVKQMVKQSDPRNSKKHFCSELNKVIDASDVIIEVLDARDPIGCRCPQLEEAVLKRGGNKKLLFLLNKIDLVPKENVEKWLQCLQLEFPVVVFKASTQLQDKTVQEKKARFATLNGVVDQTKGVACYGGGCLLQLLGDFANGTGRGGSVKVGLVGFPNVGKSSLINSLKGMRACNAGVQRGITRCFQDVHISKNVKMVDSPGIVAAQSNPKAAMALRSLQVEDKQETVLEAVRTLLKQCNKQQVMLQYNVPDFRNSLEFLSFFAKKRGFLQKGGFPNTELAASTFLSDWTGAKLSYHCKAPEKPNLPPYLSEDIVTEMQKGWDLDKLRKSNEETLRSVKFPNQASSIILLSKGPTAGVLSDSDVVEDKPAQVPTEEEEMEGSCANQEDDGVEEVSDADETDEPQIKTPVTKEPAKVRFQVPVPVNILSSVQTDDAYDFNTDFK is encoded by the exons ATGAAGCGCCCAG GGTTAAAGAAAGCAAGTAAACGTGTGTCTTGCTCCAAACGTTACAAAATACAGAAAAAG GTCCGGGAACACAACAGAAAACTAAAAAAAGATGCAAAAAAGAAAGGAGTAGGCAAAAAAGCGAAAAAGGATATTGGAGTTCCCAACAAAGCACCCTTCAAAGAGGATATTCTGCGGGAAGCAGAACAGAGGAGGTTAAAG CTTGaagaagaaaaagagaaaaaaaagctTGCCAAGCAACAACGGGctcagaagaggaagaaggaAAACGCTTCCAGTAGTGATAGAGACACCAAAGTGAAGAAAGCCAGAAAG GAGTTACCGTCACAGGAGGACCTTGTCAAACAGATGGTGAAACAAAGTGACCCGAGGAATTCAAAGAAGCACTTTTGTTCAGAATTAAACAAG GTGATTGATGCCTCTGACGTTATAATTGAAGTCCTAGACGCCAGAGATCCCATTGGCTGCAGGTGTCCACAGCTAGAGGAAGCTGTACTGAAGAGGGGTGGAAACAAGAAGCTACTATTCCTGTTGAACAAAATAG ATCTTGTCCCTAAAGAGAATGTGGAGAAGTGGCTGCAGTGTCTTCAGCTTGAGTTCCCAGTTGTGGTGTTCAAGGCATCCACACAACTACAGGATAAAACGGTG CAAGAGAAGAAGGCTAGGTTTGCAACTCTTAATGGAGTAGTAGACCAGACCAAAGGAGTGGCGTGTTATGGTGGCGGCTGTCTTCTCCAGCTCCTGGGAGACTTTGCAaatgggacagggagagggggctCAGTAAAAGTGGGCTTAGTCG GTTTCCCCAACGTGGGGAAGAGCAGTTTGATCAACAGCCTAAAAGGGATGAGGGCCTGTAATGCAGGAGTCCAGAGAGGGATCACCAG GTGCTTCCAAGATGTCCACATCTCTAAAAATGTCAAGATGGTTGATAGCCCAGGGATAGTGGCGGCCCAGTCTAACCCAAAAGCTGCCATGGCGCTGAGGAGTCTCCAGGTGGAGGACAAGCAGGAGACTGTTCTAGAGGCTGTCAGGACCCTGCTCAAACAGTGCAACAAGCAACAG GTAATGCTTCAGTACAATGTTCCGGACTTCAGAAACTCGTTGGAGTTTTTATCCTTTTTTGCCAAGAAACGTGGATTTCTGCAGAAGGGTGGATTCCCTAACACAGAGCTGGCTGCCTCTACCTTCCTCAGTGATTGGACAGG GGCAAAGCTGAGTTATCACTGCAAAGCCCCTGAAAAGCCAAACCTTCCCCCATACCTCTCTGAAGACATTGTAACAGAGATGCAGAAGGGCTGGGACTTGGACAAGCTGAGGAAGAGCAATGAGGAGACTCTAAGAA GTGTAAAGTTCCCAAACCAGGCCAGCAGCATCATCCTCCTGTCTAAAGGCCCCACTGCAGGAGTGCTGAGTGACAGTGACGTGGTTGAGGACAAACCTGCTCAAGTGCCcactgaggaagaggagatggagggtagctGTGCGAACCAAGAG GATGATGGGGTTGAAGAGGTGTCTGATGCAGATGAAACGGATGAACCACAGATAAAGACACCAGTCACAA AAGAACCAGCCAAAGTGAGGTTCCAGGTTCCTGTCCCAGTCAACATTCTCTCCTCAGTCCAGACAGATGATGCCTATGACTTCAACACAGATTTTAAATGA